A window of the Helianthus annuus cultivar XRQ/B chromosome 4, HanXRQr2.0-SUNRISE, whole genome shotgun sequence genome harbors these coding sequences:
- the LOC110940377 gene encoding nucleoprotein TPR isoform X1, with protein MEAAASVALAARGVSITMPVSQSQSSRKEWRVVSDHHVQNSGNEDLDRSKLGQGDERLIYEVHQGGETVNVDYFSVDGVSEHELHLDEVVKQREELQHLEVNLKARLIARSEVIGIQERFDSQIKEHITSNVKLQEQLHEREKTIMDLQRTLDDKDKELHAIRLDHEAAWAKEDLLREQNKELATFRRERDNSEAERAQHIQKIHELQEHVQEKERQLMELQEQHRVAQETIIYKDEQIREAQAWIARVQEMDALQSTTNHSLQAELRERTEQYNQLWLGCQRQFSEMERLHLQTLQQLEKELSEAREKSGNNSSHANKTTVKEMTQFVDASGNQLNPNGDSRGLQNGDAEVVSSQTDNIATVQMTPQSLHGMPTYFPSGQLTALPPFILHHPQNVNSHLLQSHVGQFHSLPASSSIPHWQTQQTFSEGLQMPNNEQYPSQNDQNPMRPETNYDYEASVNGQTMRSEFMDGVSSKNEEEQQSLQHISSQFHASLRLNPSDNDITHQEKSLTFMSNHGGEAQISSTGQLASVVIASQAIQSVKVSEAAPNKVDSVTQNSFSVGKTAEKALFDEETLLACVVRTIPPGTGGRIQISTTLLSRLTKMLAPLRWANYENKHGKLDVFLGSHPELFVIEGDYIQVREGAQEIIAGMVARAKIRAATVAASAANSHPSALSSVAVTPMAQTRMKRAPSVNSNFNESQSPNGGSFNPVGVRVTANGNGTNLNRHSFGNQGKVINDGRSGSNYHGKQQGRSTGSLPGSRK; from the exons ATGGAGGCCGCCGCTAGCGTCGCCCTAGCGGCGCGTGGTGTTTCGATTACCATGCCGGTTTCTCAATCTCAGTCTTCTCGGAAAGAATGGCGTGTTGTTTCCGATCATCATGTTCAAAACTCCGGTAACGAG GATTTGGACCGGTCAAAGTTAGGTCAGGGTGATGAGAGATTGATATATGAG GTGCATCAGGGTGGAGAGACTGTGAATGTGGACTACTTTTCGGTTGATGGGGTTTCGGAGCATGAATTGCATCTTGATGAGGTTGTGAAACAAAGGGAGGAGCTTCAGCATTTGGAGGTTAATTTGAAGGCTAGATTGATTGCTAGATCAGAAGTGATTGGGATTCAGGAACGGTTTGATTCGCAGATTAAAGAGCATATTACTTCAAATGTTAAACTTCAG GAACAACTGCATGAAAGGGAAAAGACTATAATGGACTTGCAAAGAACTTTGGATGATAAGGATAAAGAGCTTCATGCAATTAGATTGGACCATGAAGCG GCATGGGCTAAAGAGGACCTCTTACGTGAGCAAAACAAAGAACTCGCAACTTTTCG GAGAGAACGTGATAATTCTGAAGCTGAAAGGGCTCAGCATATTCAAAAAATCCATGAATTACAAGAACATGTTCAAGAAAAGGAAAGGCAGCTCATGGAATTGCAGGAACAG CATAGAGTTGCTCAAGAAACTATCATATATAAAGACGAGCAGATAAGGGAAGCACAAGCGTGGATTGCACGGGTCCAGGAGATGGATGCTTTGCAGTCAACAACAAATCACTCATTGCAAGCTGAACTCAGAGAACGCACAGAACAATACAACCAGCTTTGGCTTGGTTGCCAGAGACAG TTTTCTGAGATGGAGAGGCTTCATCTACAAACATTACAACAGCTTGAGAAAGAGTTATCTGAGGCAAGAGAAAAGAGTGGAAATAATTCGTCACATGCTAATAAAACCACCGTGAAGGAAATGACTCAGTTTGTTGATGCAAGTGGAAACCAGTTGAACCCTAATGGTGATTCAAGGGGTCTCCAAAATGGTGATGCAGAAGTTGTCTCTTCTCAG ACAGACAATATCGCTACTGTTCAAATGACTCCTCAGTCGTTACATGGAATGCCGACATACTTTCCATCTGGACAACTGACGGCTCTGCCTCCATTTATTTTGCATCACCCACAAAATGTGAATTCACATCTTCTTCAGTCGCATGTTGGCCAGTTTCATTCTTTACCTGCAAGTTCATCCATCCCACATTGGCAGACTCAACAG ACTTTCTCAGAAGGTTTACAGATGCCAAACAATGAACAGTATCCTTCCCAAAATGATCAAAATCCAATGAGACCTGAAACTAATTACGACTATGAAGCATCTGTAAATGGACAAACTATGCGTTCTGAATTTATGGATGGAGTTTCTTCCAAAAACGAGGAGGAACAA CAGAGTCTGCAACATATCTCTTCTCAGTTTCATGCTTCTCTAAGGCTGAATCCATCTGACAATGACATTACACATCAG GAAAAAAGTTTAACTTTTATGTCTAATCATGGCGGTGAAGCTCAAATTTCAAGCACGGGACAACTCGCTTCTGTTGTCATTGCATCACAAGCTATTCAGTCAGTTAAGGTTAGCGAGGCTGCACCGAACAAGGTGGACAGCGTTACACAGAATAGTTTCTCAGTAGGAAAGACTGCAGAGAAGGCTCTATTCGATGAAGAAACTTTGTTGGCGTGTGTTGTTCGCACAATACCGCCTGGTACTGGTGGAAGAATACAAATCAGCACAACG CTTTTGAGTAGGCTCACAAAAATGCTAGCGCCACTTCGTTGGGCCAATTACGAGAATAAACATGGAAAACTTGATGTTTTTTTGGGTAGTCATCCTGAA TTGTTTGTGATAGAAGGGGATTATATTCAGGTGCGCGAGGGTGCACAAGAAATCATAGCTGGAATGGTGGCTCGTGCGAAAATACGTGCCGCCACTGTTGCCGCTTCTGCAGCTAATTCTCACCCATCAGCATTGTCTTCTGTTGCTGTCACACCTATGGCTCAAACCCGAATGAAGCGGGCCCCGTCTGTTAATTCGAATTTTAACGAGTCTCAGAGTCCGAATGGTGGTTCATTCAATCCTGTAGGTGTGAGAGTTACGGCAAATGGTAATGGAACGAATTTAAATAGACACAGTTTCGGGAATCAAGGCAAGGTTATTAACGATGGGCGGTCTGGTTCGAATTACCATGGGAAACAGCAGGGCAG GTCTACTGGATCTTTACCCGGTTCCAGAAAATA G
- the LOC110940377 gene encoding nucleoprotein TPR isoform X5 yields MEAAASVALAARGVSITMPVSQSQSSRKEWRVVSDHHVQNSGNEVHQGGETVNVDYFSVDGVSEHELHLDEVVKQREELQHLEVNLKARLIARSEVIGIQERFDSQIKEHITSNVKLQEQLHEREKTIMDLQRTLDDKDKELHAIRLDHEAAWAKEDLLREQNKELATFRRERDNSEAERAQHIQKIHELQEHVQEKERQLMELQEQHRVAQETIIYKDEQIREAQAWIARVQEMDALQSTTNHSLQAELRERTEQYNQLWLGCQRQFSEMERLHLQTLQQLEKELSEAREKSGNNSSHANKTTVKEMTQFVDASGNQLNPNGDSRGLQNGDAEVVSSQTDNIATVQMTPQSLHGMPTYFPSGQLTALPPFILHHPQNVNSHLLQSHVGQFHSLPASSSIPHWQTQQTFSEGLQMPNNEQYPSQNDQNPMRPETNYDYEASVNGQTMRSEFMDGVSSKNEEEQQSLQHISSQFHASLRLNPSDNDITHQEKSLTFMSNHGGEAQISSTGQLASVVIASQAIQSVKVSEAAPNKVDSVTQNSFSVGKTAEKALFDEETLLACVVRTIPPGTGGRIQISTTLLSRLTKMLAPLRWANYENKHGKLDVFLGSHPELFVIEGDYIQVREGAQEIIAGMVARAKIRAATVAASAANSHPSALSSVAVTPMAQTRMKRAPSVNSNFNESQSPNGGSFNPVGVRVTANGNGTNLNRHSFGNQGKVINDGRSGSNYHGKQQGRSTGSLPGSRK; encoded by the exons ATGGAGGCCGCCGCTAGCGTCGCCCTAGCGGCGCGTGGTGTTTCGATTACCATGCCGGTTTCTCAATCTCAGTCTTCTCGGAAAGAATGGCGTGTTGTTTCCGATCATCATGTTCAAAACTCCGGTAACGAG GTGCATCAGGGTGGAGAGACTGTGAATGTGGACTACTTTTCGGTTGATGGGGTTTCGGAGCATGAATTGCATCTTGATGAGGTTGTGAAACAAAGGGAGGAGCTTCAGCATTTGGAGGTTAATTTGAAGGCTAGATTGATTGCTAGATCAGAAGTGATTGGGATTCAGGAACGGTTTGATTCGCAGATTAAAGAGCATATTACTTCAAATGTTAAACTTCAG GAACAACTGCATGAAAGGGAAAAGACTATAATGGACTTGCAAAGAACTTTGGATGATAAGGATAAAGAGCTTCATGCAATTAGATTGGACCATGAAGCG GCATGGGCTAAAGAGGACCTCTTACGTGAGCAAAACAAAGAACTCGCAACTTTTCG GAGAGAACGTGATAATTCTGAAGCTGAAAGGGCTCAGCATATTCAAAAAATCCATGAATTACAAGAACATGTTCAAGAAAAGGAAAGGCAGCTCATGGAATTGCAGGAACAG CATAGAGTTGCTCAAGAAACTATCATATATAAAGACGAGCAGATAAGGGAAGCACAAGCGTGGATTGCACGGGTCCAGGAGATGGATGCTTTGCAGTCAACAACAAATCACTCATTGCAAGCTGAACTCAGAGAACGCACAGAACAATACAACCAGCTTTGGCTTGGTTGCCAGAGACAG TTTTCTGAGATGGAGAGGCTTCATCTACAAACATTACAACAGCTTGAGAAAGAGTTATCTGAGGCAAGAGAAAAGAGTGGAAATAATTCGTCACATGCTAATAAAACCACCGTGAAGGAAATGACTCAGTTTGTTGATGCAAGTGGAAACCAGTTGAACCCTAATGGTGATTCAAGGGGTCTCCAAAATGGTGATGCAGAAGTTGTCTCTTCTCAG ACAGACAATATCGCTACTGTTCAAATGACTCCTCAGTCGTTACATGGAATGCCGACATACTTTCCATCTGGACAACTGACGGCTCTGCCTCCATTTATTTTGCATCACCCACAAAATGTGAATTCACATCTTCTTCAGTCGCATGTTGGCCAGTTTCATTCTTTACCTGCAAGTTCATCCATCCCACATTGGCAGACTCAACAG ACTTTCTCAGAAGGTTTACAGATGCCAAACAATGAACAGTATCCTTCCCAAAATGATCAAAATCCAATGAGACCTGAAACTAATTACGACTATGAAGCATCTGTAAATGGACAAACTATGCGTTCTGAATTTATGGATGGAGTTTCTTCCAAAAACGAGGAGGAACAA CAGAGTCTGCAACATATCTCTTCTCAGTTTCATGCTTCTCTAAGGCTGAATCCATCTGACAATGACATTACACATCAG GAAAAAAGTTTAACTTTTATGTCTAATCATGGCGGTGAAGCTCAAATTTCAAGCACGGGACAACTCGCTTCTGTTGTCATTGCATCACAAGCTATTCAGTCAGTTAAGGTTAGCGAGGCTGCACCGAACAAGGTGGACAGCGTTACACAGAATAGTTTCTCAGTAGGAAAGACTGCAGAGAAGGCTCTATTCGATGAAGAAACTTTGTTGGCGTGTGTTGTTCGCACAATACCGCCTGGTACTGGTGGAAGAATACAAATCAGCACAACG CTTTTGAGTAGGCTCACAAAAATGCTAGCGCCACTTCGTTGGGCCAATTACGAGAATAAACATGGAAAACTTGATGTTTTTTTGGGTAGTCATCCTGAA TTGTTTGTGATAGAAGGGGATTATATTCAGGTGCGCGAGGGTGCACAAGAAATCATAGCTGGAATGGTGGCTCGTGCGAAAATACGTGCCGCCACTGTTGCCGCTTCTGCAGCTAATTCTCACCCATCAGCATTGTCTTCTGTTGCTGTCACACCTATGGCTCAAACCCGAATGAAGCGGGCCCCGTCTGTTAATTCGAATTTTAACGAGTCTCAGAGTCCGAATGGTGGTTCATTCAATCCTGTAGGTGTGAGAGTTACGGCAAATGGTAATGGAACGAATTTAAATAGACACAGTTTCGGGAATCAAGGCAAGGTTATTAACGATGGGCGGTCTGGTTCGAATTACCATGGGAAACAGCAGGGCAG GTCTACTGGATCTTTACCCGGTTCCAGAAAATA G